The nucleotide window ATCATCGGCGGCGAGCCCGACGCCGCGGCGACGGCCTACCGCGACGTCGTGCGGTTGTCCCGCCTGGGCTGGTCGGCGCTGGCCGCCGGCACCGCGCGCGCCGTCCTCGACTACGTCATCCCCTACGTGAACGAGCGTGAAGCGTTCGGCGAGCCCATCTCCAACCGTCAGGCGGTCGCCTTCATGGTCGCCACGATGGCGACCGAGGTCGACTCGATCCGTCTCGTCACGCTGCGCGGTGCCGCCCGCGCCGAGCAGGGCCTGTCCTTCGCCCGCGAGGCAGCACTCGCCCGCAAGCTGACGATCGACAAGGGCCTGCAGATCGGTCTCGACGGCGTCCAGCTGCTCGGCGGCCACGGTTTCACCAAGGAGCACCCCGTCGAACGCTGGTACCGCGACCTCCGCGGCGCCGGCATCGGCGAAGGCATCGTCGTCCTCTGACCGCGTTCGGAATGCAGCGAAAGAACCTCTCATGAGCATCAATCTCGAACTCCCGAAGAAGCTGAACGTCACCGTCGACCAGGCCCATCAGGCGGCGGCGGAGATCTTCCGGCCCATCTCCCGCAAGTACGACCTGCGCGAGCACGACTACCCCGTCGAGCTCGACACCCTGGCGAGCCTGTACGACGGCCTGTCCGAGACCGGCCAGGCCGGTGCGGGCGCCGACGGCGGTCGTAGCCAGCAGAAGAAGGAGAAGCCGAAGTCCGACGGCGCGGTGGTCAACGGCGGCAACATGCAGTCCGTGGTCAACGTCATCGAGACGTCGTGGGGCGACGTCGGTCTCATGCTGAGCATCCCCTACCAGGGACTCGGCAACTCGGCGATCGCCGCGGTCGCCACCGACGAACAGCTCGAACGATTCGGCAAGGTGTGGGCCGCGATGGCCATCACCGAGCCCGGTTTCGGTTCCGACTCGGCCGCCGTCTCCACCACGGCCACGCTCGACGGCGACGAGTACGTCATCAACGGCGAGAAGATCTACGTGACCGCGGGGTCGCGCGCGACCCACATCGTCGTCTGGGCGACGGTCGACAAGAGCGCCGGCCGGGCCGCCATCAAGAGCTTCGTGGTTCCCCGCACCCATCCGGGCGTCACCGTCGAACGTCTCGAGCACAAGCTCGGTATCAAGGTCTCCGACACGGCCGCGATCCGCTTCGAGAACTGCCGCATCCCGAAGGAGAACCTGCTCGGCTCACCCGAGGTCGACACCAAGAAGGGGTTCGGCGGGGTCATGCAGACCTTCGACAACACCCGTCCGCTGGTGGCCGGCATGGCCGTGGGTGTGACCCGCGCCGCGCTCGAGGAGCTGCGCCGGATTCTCGACGAGGCCGGCATCGAGGTCGACTACGATCGGCCTGCCGCCGACCAGCATGCCGCCGCGGCCGAATTCCTGCGGATGGAAGCCGATTTCGAGGCCGCTTACCTGCACACGATGCGGGCGGCGTGGATGGCCGACAACAAGCAGCCGAACTCCACCGAGGCGTCGATGTCGAAGGCCAAGGCCGGACGCACCGCCACCGACGTCACCAACAAGGTCGTCGAACTGACCGGCACCCTCGGGTACTCGGAGCGGCTGCTCGTGGAGAAGTGGGCCCGTGACTCCAAGATCCTCGACATCTTCGAGGGAACCCAGCAGATCCAGAACCTGATCATCGCGCGGCGTGTGCTGAACAAGAGCAGCGCCGAACTCAAGTGATCGGCTGACACACAACGCCTCTCGGCCCCGCGACGACACTCTCGCCGCGGGGCCGAGCCGTTGGCGCGAACCGGCTGTCAGGCGAGCCAGACGACCCACATGCCCGTCGCGCACGCGGTCACTGACGCGACGAGCGTTCCGACCGCATATGCCCCGGACCTCCACCGCTCCTCCCGCTGCGCCAGCCGCACCGTCTCGAACGCGGCCGTGCTGAAAGTCGTGTAGCCACCGCAGAACCCGGTTCCGGCGATCACCTGCCATTCGTGTGGCGCCCCGTGAAAGACGACGAGGCCGGCGAGCATCCCCAGCAACGCGCAGCCGCTGACGTTGATCGCGAACGTGCCCCAGGGCGTCGTCGTCGGCCATCGGTTTCTGACCGCTCCGTCGACGACGAACCGGGTGACCGCACCCAGCGCACCCGCCATCATGACGGCCAGCGCGATCACGCCCGCGCCACTCGGGAGGCGAGCGCGATCCCGCACGCTGCCGCGGCGAGACCGAGGACCACGCTGACGACCGCGTAGGACAACGCGGTCACCACCGCCGACGCCCGTGTCAGTTCGGTGATCTCCAGCGCGAACGTGCTGTAGGTGGTCAGCGCCCCACAGATGCCGGTGCCGCCGAACAGTCGTATCCGCTGGCGCCATCCCTCGTCGTGGCCGAGCCGCGCAAGCAGTTCCAGCAGCGTCCCCAGGACGAACGCGCCGATGATGTTGACCCCGAACGTCGCCCACGGCCAGTGTCCCTGCTGGGCGGGAAACGCTCCCTCGGCCCAGTACCGCACGCCGGTGCCGACGAGTCCCCCGGCGAAGACCCAGGCGAGCGCATGCACCCGGAGGTGCAGCGGACGTTCGTCGGGATCGACGGGGAGTTCGCGGTGCTCGTCTCGGTGCACGCGCCAAGTCTCCGCTACACGACGATCACATACAACACGATCAGATAGATCGGGACCAGCACGTCGAAGAAGAAGATGGGGCCGGCGTTGCCCGCCTTGAAGTTCCGGTGGATCACCATCTCCCGCACATGACCCACCGCGGCACCCAGGTAGAACACCGAGAACGCGATGATGGTGGCCAGGGTGAATTCGTCGCCGAAGCCCGACGCGATCACGCCCAACACACCCGTCGCGAGGCTGGCGAGCCCGACCTCCCACTGCCACGGGGTCTTCGGTGGCCACCCGATGGACTCCGCGATCGGCTCACCGACGAACATGTGGCCGCACCCGGTCATCCATCCCTGGACACCGATCATCCACAGCACCGAATTCTCGAGCAGATCCCGGCCCAGGTCACCGCCGGGGGTGAACGCGTCGATGAGCGTGGTGATGATCGTGCCGACGATCCCGACGAACGGTACGAGCCGGATCGCGTTGCGTATCAAGGCGTCGAGCATGCTCAGCCCCTGAGCTGATCGGCCAGCGCCGTCAGCACGTCGGGGTCCTCGATGGTCGAGGGCACTGTGTACTCTTCATGATCCGCGATCTGCCGCATGGTCTTCCGCAGGATCTTGCCCGACCGCGTCTTGGGCAGCGCCGGCACGACGGTGACGTCCCGGAAGGTGGCCACCGCCCCGATCTCGTTGCGTACCAGGGACACCAATTCGCTTCGCAATGTCTCGGAGTCGATGTCGACACCGGACTTGAGCACCACGTAACCGCTGGGGCGCTGCCCCTTGAGGTCGTCCCGGATGCCGATGACCGCACACTCGGCGACGGCCGGATGCGACGCCACCACCGCTTCGATGCTGCCGGTCGAGAGCCGGTGTCCGGCAACGTTGATCACATCGTCGGAACGGCCCAGGACGAACACGTATCCGTCCGCGTCGACGTAGCCGGAGTCGCCGGTCAGGTAGTAGCCGTCGAATGCCGACAGATACGACTTGCGGTAACGCTCCTCGTCGCGCCACAAGCCGGCGAGGGTCCCGGGCGGCAGCGGCAGGCTGATGACGATGTTGCCCTCCTCCCCCGCTCCGAGCGTGTTGCCCTCGGCGTCGACGACGCCCACCCGATATCCGGGCACGGGCACCGTCGGCGAACCCGCCTTGATCGGCATCGGCTCGAGCCCACGGAGATTCGCCGCGATCGCCCAGCCGGTCTCGGTCTGCCACCAATGGTCGACGACCGGGACCTTGAGGACGTCGGACGCCCAGGCGAACGTGTCGGGGTCGAGGCGCTCACCGGCTGCGAACAGGGTCTGCAGGGACGACGTGTCGTACTTCGCGAGTTCGGTGGCTTCTGGGTCCGCCTTGCGGATCGCGCGGATCGCCGTCGGCGCGGTGAACAGGGCCTTGACACCGTGATCGGCGATGACCCGCCAGAACGCGCCGGCGTCGGGGGTGCCGACCGGTTTGCCCTCGTACATCACCGTCGTCGCCCCCACGAAGAGCGGCGCGTAGACGATGTAGGAGTGCCCGACGACCCATCCGACGTCCGACGCCGTCCACCACACGTCACCCGCGCCGATGTCGTAGATGTTCGTCATCGACCAGGTCAAGGCGACCGCGTGCCCGCCGTTGTCGCGGACGACTCCCTTGGGCTTCCCGGTGGTTCCCGAGGTGTAGAGGATGTAGAGGGGATCGGTCGCGGCGACCGGTACCGGGTCGACCGGTTCGGCGGTGTCGGTGACCTCATCCCAGTCCAGCCAGCCGGCGTGATCGGCGGCGCTGCCGGTGATCTCCGGACGATCCTTGACGATGACGGTGCGCGGCGGTGTCGCCGACATCTCGATGGCCTTCGCCACCATCGGCAGATACTCGACCGTGCGTCCCGGTTCGAGGCCTCCCGACGCCGTGACGACGGCGACGGGCTCGGCATCGTCGATGCGCGTGGCGAGTTCCCGGGCGGCGAACCCACCGAACACCACCGAATGCACCGCACCGATCCGCGCGCACGCGAGCATCGCGATGGCCGCCTCCGGGATCATCGGCATGTAGATCACCACGCGGTCTCCGGCCGAGACACCCTGCGCGGTCAGCACTCCGGCGAATCTGGCGACCACATCGAGCAGCGCCGCATAGGTGTAGTGCCGTCGCTCCCCGGTCATGGCCGAGTCCCAGATCAGCGCCGTCCGCCCGTCGTTGCCGTCAGCGAGATGCCGATCGAGCGCGTTGTGGCAGGTGTTCAGCGTGGCGCCGGGAAACCAGCGGTAGAACGGGGCGTCGGAATCGTCGAGCGCCGTGGTCGGCGGGGTGTACCAGTCCACCGCTTCCGCGGCGGAGAGCCAGAACGCCTCACGATCATCGCTCGCCTGTGTGAACGCCTCGCTGTAGCTGCCCATGGCCTTCCCTTCGCCGTCTCGTCGTGGCCCGCACCCGAAACCGCTGCAGGGTGCCGCATCGCCCTTCGAGGGTATCGGTGTGATCGTCGCCACGACACGTGATCTGCGGTCCTGCGCCGACCGGCCGTCGGCTCGCGGCGAACGGTCAGTACAGGTACTTGCGGTACTGCTCGTCGGTCTCGCGGTCGTCGACCAGCGGGACATCGAGTTCGGGCATGACCATCCGGGTGATGGCGGCCACCGTGGGCAGCGTGCGGGGAGTCCAGGTCTCCGGTTTCCACAGATCCGCACGCAGGAACGCCTTGGAACAGTGGTAGAAGACTTCGTCGACGTCGATCTCCACCGCCAGGATCGGACGCTTTCCCTTGACCGCCAGGGCGTCGAAGTAGTCACCGTCGTCGACGACGCGGGCGGCCCCGTTGACCCGGAGGGTGTCGTTGCGGCCGGGGACGACGAAGATGGTGCCGGCGTGCGGGTTGCGCAGGATGTTCAGATAACCGTCGACGCGCCTGTTCCCGGGACGTTCCGGAATCGCGATGCGGGTGTCGTCGATGATGTGCACCACCTTGCCGGCGGGGTCGCCCTTGGGTGAGACATCGACGCGTCCGTGGGCGTCGGCGGTGGCCAGGAACACCACGGGTGAGGCGGCAAGCCACGCCCGATCGATGTCGGACAGCGTCGGCCTGACCTTGTCGCGAACCACGTCAGCCGGTTCGCCGACGATCTCCCGCAGCCTCGCCTCGTCGGTGATGTGCATGCGGACATCGTGTCATGTGGGTGGTGCTACGCAGGTCCCGGCGCCGGCGTCGGCCAGCGGAGATTCCATCCGATGCCGCGGGAGTGCTCGGTGAGCCCGGACCGCCGGCGGAGATGGACCGACCCGTCGGTGACGATGAGGGTGCGGTCGCCGTCCAGCCGTCCGGCGAGGCGGCGGGCGGTCCAGCCCGGGCGGGCGCCGCCCCCTCCGAGGACGACGGCCCCTGCCCCGACGCGTTGCGCGGCCCGATGCAGGACCGCCGTCGGGTCGCCGACCTCGCTTCTGGTCGACACCGTCCGCGCACCGTGCCATCTCGCGAGCTCGGCCGCGGTCCGCAGGCACTCGTCGACCCGCGCCTGTCCGGAGAGCAGGTAGGACTCGTCCTTGAGGGCGTCGTGGAGGGCGGTGCTCGCTTCCTTCCGGCGGCCGCGGGTGGCGCAGATCAGGATCAGGTCGCCGGACTCGCCCAGCAGGCGAGCCGCGACCTTCACCGCCCGCAACGAGGCATCGCCACCGTCGACGCCGACGACGACCGGGTGGCCGAGCCCTCCGCGGCTGCTCGCCGTGGCGTCGCGTACCTCCCGGAACGTGGTCATCGAGGCGAGAGTGGTTGGCAATTCCCGGGTTTCGAGAGTTTCCCATCGCCGGGGTCGTGTCCTCAGCGTCATCATCGTGTCCTCCTGGGTCAGCGATATCAGCTGCTCACAACGCTATGGAGGCAACAGATCCGCGTCGCCATCCCGCGGGTTGACCCGTACTCCACCCCAGGGTGGAGATCGGAATCCACCGTCGGGCGGACGTTCGGCTGTGACGCGGAACTATCCTGGAACGGTGACGGGCTTCACAGCGAACGCAGGCGCAGGGCTGCAGCGCCGCATCGAACGGGCCGGCGGCGACTATCCCCCGCTGTATCCCGCTGTCATCCTGTCGTCGAGCCTGGTGGTCACCGTGGTGTCCACAGCGCAACGCATTCCGTTCGAGCAGGTCTGGTGGGTGATCGCGGCCCTGGTGCTCGCGGCGGTGACGCTGGTGATGGATCTGTCGCTGCCGCCGACCTCGTACGCGTGCTTCGGCATCATCACCAGTTCGGTCTGTTTTCTGATGATCCCGACGCCGACCGACGCCGCACCACTGCAACTCGTCCTCATGGCGGCGATCGCGGCCGCGATGTATCCCCTGTTCACCGGCATCGCCGTGATGATCGTGTGCATCGCGGTCATCGTCTGGTTCGGCGCCTTCGGCGGCCTCGACTCACCGGCGCTCTACGCACTCGGCGTCGCCTGCGGATGGCTGATCGGCTACATGGTGCTGATCCAGAAACGACTGGCCGACAACCGGGCTCGCGTACTCGCCGAGCGAGCCGACCGCGCTGCCGGCGACGAACGACGCCGGATCGCACGCGAGATCCACGACGTCATCGCGCACTCCCTGTCGATCACGATGCTCAACGTCACCGGCGCTCGGCGCGCCCTCGAACAGGATCGCGATGTCGAGGAGGCCCTGGATGCGCTCTCCGACGCCGAACGCCAGGGCCGGCAGGCCATGACCGAGATCCGCGCCATCGTCCATGTGCTGGGGACAGCCGGACCCGCGGGAACGACGGCCCCGTCGCCGGGTGCCGACGATCTGGTCCGGCTGGTCGAGGACTACCGCAAGGCCGGAGTGGACATCGACTTCACCGTCGCCGGTGACGTCACCGAGCTCCCGCGGCCGGTCGGCGCGGCGCTGTACCGCATCGCCCAGGAATCGTTGGCGAACGTCGTCAAACACTCGGCGGGCAAGCGCGCGTCGGTCTCGGTGTCGGTGTCCGATGCGGTCGCACTGACGGTCGAGAACCCCGCGGCCCAGGGCCGTCCACGACAATGCGACGGGACCGGCATCGAGGGGATGACCCAGCGCGCGAGACTGCTCGGCGGCACCCTGGACACCTCCCATCGCGCCGGCACGTGGTCGGTGCGTGCGACGTTGCCCGCCCGGTCGATCGCCGACGGGGTGCCCGTATGACGACCAGCGGACCGGCGGAGGCCCCGGCCGACCCGATCAGGGTCCTGCTCGTCGACGACCAGGAACTCATCCGCACCGGATTGCGTCGCATCCTCCGTCCCCGCGACGGCTTCGACATCGTGGGTGAGTGCGCAGACGGGTCCGAAGTCCTCGCCGGGATCGCCGAGCACCGACCCGACATCGTCCTGATGGACCTGCGGATGCGCAATGTCGACGGCATCACCGCCACCGAGATGGTCCGGACGCTGCGGGAACCGCCACCGGTGCTGGTCCTGACCACCTTCGACGACGACGTACTCCTGTCGCGGGCCCTGCGCGCCGGAGCGGCCGGGTTCATCCTCAAGGACTCGCCGGCCGAGGCGCTGATCTGGGCGGTCCGCGCCGTGGTTCGCGACGGGGCGTTCCTCGACCCCGCGGTCACCGAACGGGTGCTCCAGGGTTTTCGACGATCGGGCCGCGAGCAGGTGACCACCGCCGCCCCCGGGCTCACCGACCGCGAGACCGACGTGCTGCGACTGATCGCCCGTGGCCGGACGAATGCGGAAATCGGTACGGCCCTCGGCATCTCGCTGGTGACGGTCAAGAGCCACGTCAATCACATCTTCACGAAACTCGACCTGCGCGACCGCGCGGCGGCGATCGTGTACGCCTTCGACCGCGGTCTGGTGATCGCCGAGTACGACTGACCCGCGCCGATCAGTCGTTCGCGTCGAGCACCTCGACGTCGACCCCGTCGACGAAGCGGTACGGTCCCGCCACGAGCAGACCGCCGAAGTGCTTGCGCAGACGGGACATCTCGGCACGGACCGTGACCGTGCGGTCGTCGACACCGAACAGATGAGTCGACAACCGGGCCGCGGTGACGCCCTCGGGATGGCGCGCCAGGAAGGTGAGTATGTCACCGTGGCGCGGCGAACACCGGTGCGTCCACGCACCACTGGCGCCTTCGACGGTGACCTCGACGTTGCCGCCACCCGGCGAGCCGGTCGGCACCCGCAGGACCACCCTGGTGGTCGCGCGGTGCGACGTCTCCGCGACTCGTACCAACCACCCACCGGGTAGCGCCTCGACGTCGCACTCGCCGAGCGCGTTCACGAAGATCCGGCCGGGCCCGAGGCGCGGTGGCAGGATGAGCCTCGATCGGGGGGACACGGTGTCGACCGCCGCGACCCAGCCGTCGGTGTCGACCGCCAGCGCCGGGCCCGGCATCCGCGCGAGGATCGGCGCGGCAACCGCCCGCAGCGAATCGAGACGGCGGTGGTGGCTCTCGCGGAGTTGCGACTCGGCGAGACGGGCGACCGCATGCACGAGCGCCAGGGTGGTCGGATGGATGGTGGCGGCCGGACCGCTGACATCGACGACACCCAACGTCTCGCCGGTCCGTGGGTCCTTGATCGGCGCACCGGTGCAGGTCCACGAATGGTGGCTCCGCACGAAGTGCTCGGCCGAGAACACCTGAACCGAACGACCGGACATCAGTGCCGTACCGATCGCGTTGGTCCCCACGGACCCCTCGGCCCAGTCCGCACCCTCGACGAATCCGAGATCGTCCGCGCGCGTGAGCACCTTCGACGACCCGCTGCGCCACAGCACGTGCCCGTCCGCATCCGAGACGACCAGGATGTTGTCACCGTCGGCGATCAGCGAGTCGAGGCCGCGAGCCAGCTCGTCGACGACTTCGGCGAGGCCGGAGCGTCGGCGCCGATCCTCCAGCTCGTCGAGCCGCAGGGTCCGTTCGCTGACGCAGGCCACGTCCGGGTCCAGGCCGGCACGACGGAGCCGCTGCCACGAGTCGTCGATGACGCCGCGCGGACGCGCCGGCATGCGCCCGCCCGACATCGCGGCGTCGTGAACCGCGCTGAGAACGGACGCGAACTCGCGAGGATCGTCACCGGCGTGCACCGCGGGCTCCAGGTCGGAGACCGACTCGTAAGCGTTCATCCCCTTGATTGTGCGTCACGTCACACACAACGACAACGCGCCCCTTCCCTCGCAACCCCCTGCAACCCTTGCCGCCACCCGGCGCCGGGGCGTCTGCTGTCCACAACCCGCTGTGTTCCACATCACGATCGCGGGCACACACCTGAGGCCTGAGGAGGCATCATGACCCAGACACTGGAACCGGTCGTCCCGCTCGATCGCACCCCCCAGCAGCGGATCGAGACCTGGCTGCGCGAGTTCGAGTCCGCGCTCGGCGCGCTCGACATCGCGAGGGCCACGAACGCCTTTCTGACCGACAGCTACTGGCGTGACCTCACGGCGTTCACGTGGAACATCAAGACAGTCGAAGGCCACGAGCAGATAGCCGACATGCTGACCGCTCGTCTCGCCGACACCCGGCCGTCGAACTTCACCACCACCGAACCGGCCACCGACGACGGCGACGGGGTGGTCTCGGCGTTCATCGCGTTCGAGACCGCCGTCGGACGCTGTGAAGGACACCTGCGCATCCGACGCAGCGTCGGCAGTCCGGACGTCGGCGGAGAAGACGTCGGCGAGGAGGACAAGGCCTGGACGCTGCTGACGACGATGCAGGAGCTCAAGGGCCACGAGGAGCCGGCCGGCCCGAACCGCCCGCTCGGCGCCGTGCACGGTTCCGACCCCGACACCCGTTCCTGGGCGGAGAAGAAGGCCGACGAGGACCTGGCACTCGGTCGAACCACGCAGCCGTACGTCCTGGTCATCGGCGGCGGGCAGGGCGGCATAGCGCTCGGTGCGAGACTTCGCCAGCTCGGAGTCCCCTCGATCGTGGTCGACCGCCACGAACGTCCCGGGGATCAGTGGCGCAAACGGTACAAGTCGCTGTGCCTGCACGACCCGGTCTGGTACGACCACCTGCCGTACCTGCCGTTCCCCAGCAACTGGCCGGTCTTCGCACCGAAGGACAAGATCGGTGACTGGCTGGAGTTCTACACCAGGGTCATGGAGGTTCCGTACTGGAGCAAGACCACATGCCTGTCCGCGGCCTACGACGACGCGGAGGCCCGCTGGACCGTCGAGGTCGACCGCGACGGAGAGCGCCTCACACTTCATCCGACGCAACTGGTGCTCGCGACGGGAATGTCCGGCAAGCCCGCGGTCCCGTCTGTCCCCGGGCAGGATGTGTTCGCCGGCGAGCAGCACCACTCGAGCGCGCACCCCGGCCCCGACGGTTATGTCGGCAAGAAGGTCGTCGTCATCGGCTCGAACAACTCCGCACACGACATCTGTAAAGCTCTGGTGGACAACGGCGTCGACGCGACGATGGTGCAGCGCTCCTCGACCCACATCGTGAAGTCCGACTCGCTGCGGTCGATCGCCCTCGGCTCGCTCTACAGCGAGGAGGCGGTTGCTTCCGGGATGACGACCAAGAAGGCCGATCTGACCTTCGCGTCACTGCCCTACCGGATCATGCACCAGTTCCAAGTACCCGTATACGACCAGATCCGCGAGCAGGACAAGGACTTCTACGACCGACTCGAGGCGGCCGGCTTCCGACTCGACTTCGGCGACGACGACTCCGGACTCTTCATGAAGTACCTACGCCGCGGGTCC belongs to Gordonia sp. KTR9 and includes:
- a CDS encoding propionyl-CoA synthetase — protein: MGSYSEAFTQASDDREAFWLSAAEAVDWYTPPTTALDDSDAPFYRWFPGATLNTCHNALDRHLADGNDGRTALIWDSAMTGERRHYTYAALLDVVARFAGVLTAQGVSAGDRVVIYMPMIPEAAIAMLACARIGAVHSVVFGGFAARELATRIDDAEPVAVVTASGGLEPGRTVEYLPMVAKAIEMSATPPRTVIVKDRPEITGSAADHAGWLDWDEVTDTAEPVDPVPVAATDPLYILYTSGTTGKPKGVVRDNGGHAVALTWSMTNIYDIGAGDVWWTASDVGWVVGHSYIVYAPLFVGATTVMYEGKPVGTPDAGAFWRVIADHGVKALFTAPTAIRAIRKADPEATELAKYDTSSLQTLFAAGERLDPDTFAWASDVLKVPVVDHWWQTETGWAIAANLRGLEPMPIKAGSPTVPVPGYRVGVVDAEGNTLGAGEEGNIVISLPLPPGTLAGLWRDEERYRKSYLSAFDGYYLTGDSGYVDADGYVFVLGRSDDVINVAGHRLSTGSIEAVVASHPAVAECAVIGIRDDLKGQRPSGYVVLKSGVDIDSETLRSELVSLVRNEIGAVATFRDVTVVPALPKTRSGKILRKTMRQIADHEEYTVPSTIEDPDVLTALADQLRG
- a CDS encoding DUF6790 family protein, whose amino-acid sequence is MLDALIRNAIRLVPFVGIVGTIITTLIDAFTPGGDLGRDLLENSVLWMIGVQGWMTGCGHMFVGEPIAESIGWPPKTPWQWEVGLASLATGVLGVIASGFGDEFTLATIIAFSVFYLGAAVGHVREMVIHRNFKAGNAGPIFFFDVLVPIYLIVLYVIVV
- a CDS encoding universal stress protein, giving the protein MTTFREVRDATASSRGGLGHPVVVGVDGGDASLRAVKVAARLLGESGDLILICATRGRRKEASTALHDALKDESYLLSGQARVDECLRTAAELARWHGARTVSTRSEVGDPTAVLHRAAQRVGAGAVVLGGGGARPGWTARRLAGRLDGDRTLIVTDGSVHLRRRSGLTEHSRGIGWNLRWPTPAPGPA
- a CDS encoding MSMEG_1061 family FMN-dependent PPOX-type flavoprotein is translated as MHITDEARLREIVGEPADVVRDKVRPTLSDIDRAWLAASPVVFLATADAHGRVDVSPKGDPAGKVVHIIDDTRIAIPERPGNRRVDGYLNILRNPHAGTIFVVPGRNDTLRVNGAARVVDDGDYFDALAVKGKRPILAVEIDVDEVFYHCSKAFLRADLWKPETWTPRTLPTVAAITRMVMPELDVPLVDDRETDEQYRKYLY
- a CDS encoding response regulator, with amino-acid sequence MTTSGPAEAPADPIRVLLVDDQELIRTGLRRILRPRDGFDIVGECADGSEVLAGIAEHRPDIVLMDLRMRNVDGITATEMVRTLREPPPVLVLTTFDDDVLLSRALRAGAAGFILKDSPAEALIWAVRAVVRDGAFLDPAVTERVLQGFRRSGREQVTTAAPGLTDRETDVLRLIARGRTNAEIGTALGISLVTVKSHVNHIFTKLDLRDRAAAIVYAFDRGLVIAEYD
- the crcB gene encoding fluoride efflux transporter CrcB yields the protein MIALAVMMAGALGAVTRFVVDGAVRNRWPTTTPWGTFAINVSGCALLGMLAGLVVFHGAPHEWQVIAGTGFCGGYTTFSTAAFETVRLAQREERWRSGAYAVGTLVASVTACATGMWVVWLA
- a CDS encoding helix-turn-helix domain-containing protein; protein product: MNAYESVSDLEPAVHAGDDPREFASVLSAVHDAAMSGGRMPARPRGVIDDSWQRLRRAGLDPDVACVSERTLRLDELEDRRRRSGLAEVVDELARGLDSLIADGDNILVVSDADGHVLWRSGSSKVLTRADDLGFVEGADWAEGSVGTNAIGTALMSGRSVQVFSAEHFVRSHHSWTCTGAPIKDPRTGETLGVVDVSGPAATIHPTTLALVHAVARLAESQLRESHHRRLDSLRAVAAPILARMPGPALAVDTDGWVAAVDTVSPRSRLILPPRLGPGRIFVNALGECDVEALPGGWLVRVAETSHRATTRVVLRVPTGSPGGGNVEVTVEGASGAWTHRCSPRHGDILTFLARHPEGVTAARLSTHLFGVDDRTVTVRAEMSRLRKHFGGLLVAGPYRFVDGVDVEVLDAND
- the crcB gene encoding fluoride efflux transporter CrcB, with the translated sequence MHRDEHRELPVDPDERPLHLRVHALAWVFAGGLVGTGVRYWAEGAFPAQQGHWPWATFGVNIIGAFVLGTLLELLARLGHDEGWRQRIRLFGGTGICGALTTYSTFALEITELTRASAVVTALSYAVVSVVLGLAAAACGIALASRVARA
- a CDS encoding acyl-CoA dehydrogenase family protein yields the protein MSINLELPKKLNVTVDQAHQAAAEIFRPISRKYDLREHDYPVELDTLASLYDGLSETGQAGAGADGGRSQQKKEKPKSDGAVVNGGNMQSVVNVIETSWGDVGLMLSIPYQGLGNSAIAAVATDEQLERFGKVWAAMAITEPGFGSDSAAVSTTATLDGDEYVINGEKIYVTAGSRATHIVVWATVDKSAGRAAIKSFVVPRTHPGVTVERLEHKLGIKVSDTAAIRFENCRIPKENLLGSPEVDTKKGFGGVMQTFDNTRPLVAGMAVGVTRAALEELRRILDEAGIEVDYDRPAADQHAAAAEFLRMEADFEAAYLHTMRAAWMADNKQPNSTEASMSKAKAGRTATDVTNKVVELTGTLGYSERLLVEKWARDSKILDIFEGTQQIQNLIIARRVLNKSSAELK
- a CDS encoding flavin-containing monooxygenase; protein product: MTQTLEPVVPLDRTPQQRIETWLREFESALGALDIARATNAFLTDSYWRDLTAFTWNIKTVEGHEQIADMLTARLADTRPSNFTTTEPATDDGDGVVSAFIAFETAVGRCEGHLRIRRSVGSPDVGGEDVGEEDKAWTLLTTMQELKGHEEPAGPNRPLGAVHGSDPDTRSWAEKKADEDLALGRTTQPYVLVIGGGQGGIALGARLRQLGVPSIVVDRHERPGDQWRKRYKSLCLHDPVWYDHLPYLPFPSNWPVFAPKDKIGDWLEFYTRVMEVPYWSKTTCLSAAYDDAEARWTVEVDRDGERLTLHPTQLVLATGMSGKPAVPSVPGQDVFAGEQHHSSAHPGPDGYVGKKVVVIGSNNSAHDICKALVDNGVDATMVQRSSTHIVKSDSLRSIALGSLYSEEAVASGMTTKKADLTFASLPYRIMHQFQVPVYDQIREQDKDFYDRLEAAGFRLDFGDDDSGLFMKYLRRGSGYYIDVGASELIADGTIKLVHGQLDHLTDNAVVLADGTEIEADVVVYATGYGSMNGWAADLMGQEVADRVGKVWGLGSETTKDPGPWEGEQRNMWKPTQQPGLWFHGGNLHQSRHYSLYLALQLKARYEGIPTPVYGLADVHHLS
- a CDS encoding sensor histidine kinase — protein: MTGFTANAGAGLQRRIERAGGDYPPLYPAVILSSSLVVTVVSTAQRIPFEQVWWVIAALVLAAVTLVMDLSLPPTSYACFGIITSSVCFLMIPTPTDAAPLQLVLMAAIAAAMYPLFTGIAVMIVCIAVIVWFGAFGGLDSPALYALGVACGWLIGYMVLIQKRLADNRARVLAERADRAAGDERRRIAREIHDVIAHSLSITMLNVTGARRALEQDRDVEEALDALSDAERQGRQAMTEIRAIVHVLGTAGPAGTTAPSPGADDLVRLVEDYRKAGVDIDFTVAGDVTELPRPVGAALYRIAQESLANVVKHSAGKRASVSVSVSDAVALTVENPAAQGRPRQCDGTGIEGMTQRARLLGGTLDTSHRAGTWSVRATLPARSIADGVPV